In one Verrucomicrobiota bacterium genomic region, the following are encoded:
- a CDS encoding PSD1 and planctomycete cytochrome C domain-containing protein, which translates to MVSKVTNAPTLLVATIVAISGLLSTSLHAQEDSYTDGEKLFALKVKPLLKQKCFACHNDEDLKGDLVLTNREDMLLGGESSDDVLIPGNGNGSLMYTATTWKVEDYEMPPKEADKLTEEQTWLIRDWIDAGAPWPSDEDQAIITKKYAEGVIVQTSGGLDDDWTYRRYEEQNLWAYQPVADPAPPTKFKKVHPVDAFINKKLYDVGLQAGKLADRRTLIRRATFDLIGLPPTPEEVEAFLKDKSSDEKAFAKVLDRLLEDLRYGEQWGRHWLDVVRYADSSGFSNDYERTSAWRYRDYVIRAFNQDKPFDQFVIEQVAGDEWDPENPDAILATGFLRMGPWEHTGMSVARETRQQFLDDVTNSVGQVFLSHPLQCARCHDHKFDPIPTKDYYRIQAVFATTQFVDRELPFQDYETLAGFDEKTVMEKRLQYFAEMRDVLDAKETKAREEWCLENGIPVGNRRELTKQGIPDEKLPPRNYGLTLEELGVIKVGQKNVQRTSFEMKKFEPYAFSVYSGLSPEEPVSSGKMMKMPQNPMGGGELESSHILTGGDPFAYAEKVTPGVFSALPDSNDTLEANEYNNIPEGPVGRRLAFAKWLADPKNTLVSRSMANRIWNYHFGQGIVDTPNNFGAMGGKPSHPELLDFLATRFVESGWSVKAMHRLIMSSEAYRRSTEYKDRQLLDEKDPYGKSYATFKQRRLSAEEIRDSMLYVSGELSPLVGGLPALPEINRDVATQPRQVMGSYAASYEPARTPEERNRRSVYAKKIRGLRNPFMEVFNQPSPDESCEFRQASTVTPQVFSLFNGEDTLYRSVATALDLLEKNKSRKAVIEDLFQRAYGRDSNSDEVKLCLDHWDNMQKRHEGLDFPPKELPREVKRSAVEEMSGAPFEFTEVLFGFDDYVADPGMADVDANTRALADLCLVVFNSNEFVYVY; encoded by the coding sequence ATGGTTTCCAAAGTTACAAATGCCCCTACCTTGCTAGTTGCCACAATCGTGGCGATTTCAGGACTATTAAGCACTTCGCTTCATGCCCAGGAGGATTCCTATACGGATGGCGAAAAGCTATTTGCGTTGAAAGTTAAGCCGTTGCTGAAGCAGAAGTGCTTCGCTTGTCACAACGATGAAGACCTGAAAGGCGATCTGGTGCTCACGAACCGCGAGGACATGCTTTTGGGTGGAGAATCTTCGGATGATGTGCTGATTCCGGGAAACGGCAACGGGAGTCTGATGTATACCGCAACAACCTGGAAGGTGGAAGATTACGAAATGCCGCCGAAGGAAGCGGACAAGCTGACCGAAGAGCAGACCTGGCTCATTCGCGACTGGATTGATGCCGGAGCACCCTGGCCATCCGATGAAGATCAGGCGATTATTACCAAGAAATATGCGGAAGGGGTGATTGTCCAGACGAGTGGTGGGCTGGATGACGACTGGACTTACCGGCGTTATGAGGAACAGAATTTGTGGGCCTACCAGCCGGTAGCGGATCCGGCACCTCCGACAAAGTTCAAAAAAGTGCATCCAGTGGATGCGTTTATAAACAAGAAGCTTTACGACGTTGGCCTCCAGGCTGGGAAGTTGGCTGATCGTAGGACTCTGATCCGGCGTGCGACCTTTGACCTGATAGGCCTGCCTCCCACACCGGAAGAAGTGGAAGCTTTCCTGAAAGACAAAAGTTCCGACGAAAAGGCCTTCGCCAAGGTGTTGGATCGACTGCTTGAAGACCTACGATACGGAGAGCAGTGGGGGAGACATTGGTTGGATGTGGTTCGTTACGCCGACTCCTCCGGATTTTCCAATGATTACGAGCGGACCAGTGCCTGGCGGTACCGGGACTACGTAATTCGTGCCTTCAATCAGGACAAACCCTTCGATCAATTTGTTATCGAGCAAGTAGCCGGCGATGAATGGGATCCCGAGAATCCGGATGCCATTTTAGCCACCGGATTTCTACGCATGGGTCCCTGGGAACATACGGGCATGTCGGTTGCGCGTGAAACGAGGCAGCAGTTTCTGGATGATGTCACCAACAGCGTCGGTCAGGTTTTCTTGTCGCACCCTTTGCAATGTGCCCGTTGTCACGATCATAAGTTTGATCCGATCCCAACCAAGGACTATTACCGTATTCAGGCGGTGTTTGCCACGACTCAATTCGTCGATCGTGAGCTGCCATTTCAAGACTATGAAACCCTGGCGGGTTTTGACGAAAAAACAGTGATGGAAAAGCGGCTGCAGTATTTCGCGGAAATGCGCGACGTTCTGGATGCAAAAGAAACCAAGGCGCGGGAGGAATGGTGTCTGGAAAACGGAATCCCGGTAGGAAATCGCCGAGAGCTCACAAAGCAGGGAATACCGGATGAAAAGCTGCCTCCTCGGAATTATGGGCTCACCTTGGAAGAGCTTGGAGTGATCAAGGTAGGACAGAAGAATGTGCAGCGCACCAGTTTCGAAATGAAGAAGTTCGAGCCCTATGCGTTTTCTGTCTATAGCGGGTTGTCTCCGGAGGAGCCGGTTTCATCGGGGAAAATGATGAAGATGCCGCAGAATCCCATGGGTGGGGGAGAACTGGAATCATCCCATATTCTTACCGGTGGCGATCCTTTTGCTTATGCCGAAAAAGTGACACCGGGAGTTTTCAGCGCCTTGCCGGATTCCAACGATACTCTGGAAGCCAACGAGTACAACAACATTCCTGAAGGTCCTGTTGGTCGGAGACTAGCCTTTGCCAAATGGTTGGCTGATCCGAAAAACACATTGGTGTCGAGATCCATGGCCAATCGCATTTGGAATTATCACTTCGGTCAGGGCATCGTGGACACGCCGAATAATTTTGGGGCGATGGGCGGGAAACCCAGTCATCCGGAATTGCTCGATTTTCTGGCGACGCGCTTCGTGGAGTCGGGATGGTCCGTAAAAGCAATGCACCGTTTGATCATGTCTTCCGAAGCCTACCGCCGTTCTACCGAGTATAAGGATCGCCAGTTGTTAGATGAGAAAGATCCTTACGGAAAATCGTATGCGACGTTTAAACAACGGCGCCTGAGTGCTGAAGAGATCCGGGATAGTATGCTCTACGTTTCTGGTGAGCTTAGCCCGCTGGTGGGTGGTCTGCCGGCCTTGCCGGAAATCAACCGGGATGTGGCCACCCAACCCCGGCAGGTGATGGGCTCCTATGCGGCCTCCTACGAACCGGCCCGGACGCCTGAAGAACGCAACCGCCGCTCGGTGTACGCCAAGAAAATCCGCGGCCTGAGAAATCCCTTCATGGAAGTCTTTAACCAGCCCAGCCCCGATGAGTCCTGCGAATTTCGTCAGGCATCGACTGTTACGCCTCAGGTTTTCAGTTTGTTCAATGGGGAAGACACCCTTTATCGTTCAGTGGCGACGGCCCTCGACTTGCTCGAGAAAAACAAAAGCCGGAAAGCGGTGATCGAAGATCTTTTTCAACGAGCTTACGGTCGCGATTCTAATAGCGACGAAGTGAAGTTGTGTCTGGATCATTGGGATAATATGCAGAAGCGACATGAAGGACTTGATTTCCCACCCAAGGAATTGCCTCGTGAAGTAAAGCGATCAGCCGTGGAAGAAATGAGCGGTGCACCTTTTGAGTTTACGGAGGTTCTTTTTGGCTTCGACGACTACGTAGCCGATCCCGGAATGGCGGATGTCGATGCAAATACACGTGCCTTGGCGGATCTTTGTTTGGTAGTATTCAATTCCAACGAATTTGTGTATGTGTACTAA